From the Prunus dulcis chromosome 4, ALMONDv2, whole genome shotgun sequence genome, one window contains:
- the LOC117625448 gene encoding indole-3-acetate O-methyltransferase 1-like, whose product MAPKGDNVLVSSIKLEKIFSMKGGKGESSYANNSKAQAIHARSMLHLLKETLDRVQLSSPEVPFVVADLGCSSGSNTINTVDVIIKHIAKRYEALGYNPPEFSAFFSDLPSNDFNTLFQLFPPLANHGSSMEETLAADSHRSYFAAGVPGSFYRRLFPSMSIDLFHSAFSLHWLSQVPESVVDKRSAAYNKGRVFIHGAKESTVNAYKKQFQADLASFLRLRAKELKKGGSMFLVCLGRTSVDPTDQSGPGLLFGTHFQDAWNDLVQEGLITSEKRDNFNIPVYASSLQDFKEVVEVDGSFTINKLEIFKGGSPFVVNQPDDAAEVGRALANSCRSVSGVLVDAHIGDHLGNELFSRVEKRGTSQAKELLE is encoded by the exons ATGGCTCCCAAGGGGGACAATGTTTTAGTTTCAAGTATAAAGCTCGAGAAGATATTTAGCATGAAAGGAGGCAAAGGAGAGTCCAGCTATGCTAACAATTCCAAAGCCCAG gCCATACATGCAAGATCCATGCTTCACCTGCTTAAAGAAACCCTAGACAGAGTGCAACTGAGCTCTCCAGAAGTGCCCTTTGTGGTTGCGGACCTTGGTTGCTCAAGTGGAAGCAACACCATCAACACCGTAGATGTGATCATCAAGCACATTGCCAAGCGCTATGAGGCCTTGGGATATAACCCACCTGAGTTCTCAGCCTTTTTCTCTGATCTCCCTAGCAATGACTTCAACACCCTCTTCCAACTCTTCCCTCCATTGGCTAACCATGGCAGTAGCATGGAGGAGACCCTCGCTGCCGACAGCCACCGCTCCTACTTCGCTGCGGGAGTCCCGGGCTCCTTCTACCGGAGGCTTTTCCCGTCGATGTCCATTGACCTTTTCCACTCTGCGTTTTCCTTGCACTGGCTCTCACAA GTGCCAGAGAGTGTGGTAGACAAGAGATCAGCGGCCTACAACAAAGGAAGGGTGTTCATTCATGGAGCGAAGGAGAGCACAGTCAATGCATACAAGAAGCAGTTCCAGGCAGACTTGGCAAGCTTTCTCAGGTTAAGAGCCAAGGAGCTCAAGAAAGGTGGCTCCATGTTTCTTGTCTGTTTGGGTAGAACATCAGTGGACCCCACTGACCAAAGTGGCCCAGGCCTTCTATTTGGGACCCACTTTCAGGATGCTTGGAATGATCTTGTCCAAGAG GGTCTTATCACTAGCGAGAAACGTGACAACTTCAATATTCCTGTGTATGCTTCAAGCTTACAAGACTTCAAGGAAGTAGTGGAAGTTGATGGCTCATTCACTATAAACAAGCTTGAGATTTTCAAAGGAGGAAGCCCCTTTGTAGTAAACCAACCTGATGATGCAGCTGAAGTTGGTCGAGCCCTTGCAAACAGTTGTAGGAGTGTCTCCGGAGTGCTTGTGGATGCACACATCGGTGACCACCTTGGCAATGAGTTGTTTTCAAGAGTGGAAAAAAGGGGAACAAGCCAAGCCAAAGAGCTACTAGAGTAG
- the LOC117624330 gene encoding F-box/kelch-repeat protein At3g06240-like: MEHHGQLMGNPNGLQSEIIIKIFARLPVKSLCRFKCVLKPWRSLLSHHSFVKVHFNKAIENEDVLHQRRRVILTAYEDKSLYSLHLDEFLNRNDAYLNNDHVDNVGEDDLVAATELAFVHSMHRETLVYLICHCNGLLLCQLDRWDLYLVNPATRESKILPRTPKPYRYSSLCGFGFDHSTDEHKVVCGRINRDHGIEFCVYTLETNYWRVIRQDFNCVSCNTRLGIHVNGDLHWLMNKDDHELPSTIMSLLLDKEEVREIPLPHEHAIDEEIYMIELGVFREWLCAIHYGFGANGQEYNDFWVMKEHGVKESWTKMRVSISLHVVSHSGFCTKSHDLMVFDDRLVMYSFDDESSRDLSIRGVENIGSCLTVYLDSLVSLRNRPKMSSKKTSVKWQRRAREM, from the exons ATGGAACACCATGGCCAGTTGATGGGAAACCCTAATGGCCTTCAATCCGAGATCATAATTAAGATTTTTGCAAGGCTTCCGGTTAAGTCCTTATGCCGCTTCAAGTGCGTGTTGAAGCCATGGCGTTCTCTCCTCTCCCACCATAGTTTTGTTAAAGTGCACTTCAACAAagccattgagaatgaagaTGTATTGCACCAAAGACGAAGAGTCATACTTACAGCTTACGAAGACAAATCCCTTTACTCTTTGCACCTCGATGAGTTTCTCAATCGTAATGATGCATATCTAAACAATGATCATGTTGATAATGTTGGTGAGGATGATCTTGTGGCAGCCACTGAGCTGGCCTTTGTTCATAGCATGCACAGAGAAACTTTGGTTTACTTGATTTGCCACTGCAATGGCCTGTTGCTATGCCAGTTAGACAGATGGGATTTATATTTGGTTAACCCTGCAACCAGAGAATCCAAGATACTGCCAAGGACACCGAAACCCTACCGCTATTCGAGCTTATGCGGGTTTGGATTTGATCACTCCACTGATGAACATAAGGTGGTTTGTGGGCGGATCAATAGAGATCATGGGATTGAGTTTTGTGTCTACACATTAGAAACCAATTATTGGCGAGTGATTCGCCAAGACTTCAATTGTGTCTCATGCAATACTAGGCTTGGGATCCATGTGAATGGCGATCTCCATTGGCTGATGAATAAAGATGATCATGAGCTTCCTTCCACGATTATGTCCCTCCTTTTGGACAAGGAGGAGGTTAGAGAAATTCCACTGCCGCATGAACATGCCATTgatgaagaaatttatatgATAGAGCTAGGGGTTTTCAGAGAATGGTTATGCGCAATACATTATGGTTTTGGTGCTAATGGCCAAGAATACAATGATTTTTGGGTCATGAAGGAGCATGGAGTGAAGGAGTCTTGGACTAAAATGAGGGTCTCCATCTCATTGCACGTCGTATCACATTCTGGCTTCTGCACCAAATCTCATGACTTGATGGTGTTTGATGACAGGTTGGTTATGTACAGTTTTGATGATGAAAGCTCTCGGGATCTGTCAATTCGCGGAGTTGAAAACATTGGTAGTTGTCTCACGGTTTACTTGGATAGCCTCGTTTCGCTTAGAAATCGACCTAAGATGAGCTCGAAGAAGACTTCG GTCAAATGGCAACGGAGAGCCAGAGAAATGTGA
- the LOC117624328 gene encoding uncharacterized protein LOC117624328, translating to MDPTLNAEATEPPAVSVAEKRPIQNGAEGELGTQFNKKPRLGPNSEKDLRRVAEIVLALSTMAKIRGGKKPTEPEIGLMGEARSKLVELCEGLAPKDIVARDAIGAVIEDLGLNGKLKEQRLGFRGTKLTIAEKFSLTKKKMEESKKYSAQPATYPSPPLKTNFNAAAETHGMSHTVRMIPTDKPSHAPISGGFPVSSSVVHVSTVTPTSAQYQLPTNEVRASMVSSGLPSSHLGRDSSSPALPRVERAQFRSDGGPNGPSYAFQVQANSSANHPPVNGPTWSVQTQSAKSGMEYKVPNHTSVKAEGNAGMSMPQMTPVAARDQNIRPFVSQTASGNLPGVQQPLQQMHFVQAPSLPNNHNEIAKIIQKLLQPQPPEHPTWIPPSRDYMSKALTCQSCQITITEVEGVLICDACERGYHIMCAQSANQRGIPRGEWHCMRCLSLSNGKPLPPKYGRVMRSNIQVKIPSNTAGIQISSENKLGALDPKFNQQKITANGSSAFQNPAHIGSGGSNHVESALDPKISNVKESEQNNFPSSNKNMDERPFSGSFSSSERLSQPKDTSESFGSDERPSESKAEPPADSSNKDTDKSDHSQPSSNPQVVDGAALPNCSKISNAKECQQNNFPSSNKNMDERPFSGSCSSNERLSQPKDTSESSRSDERPSESKAEPPADSSNKDTDKSDNSQPSSNQQVVDGAALPNCAEVPSKKCDDHNHALKDPDISHSGGNPDYSLRYDIKRDDQGGAQANTCESSVASGRALDHSGLSTDGLKAVQWIGDAVQVNDEKLFYRTCCIDGVMYKLQGHALFHSSLGKLIPSKLQSMWEDRKTGSKWVIVNRCYFPGDLPENVGRPSTPESNEVYESNHDSTVMAGLIQGPCEVLTPTKFSKESEKRSNLGPEANNELQPIFLCKWIYDEFKGLLQPVSQ from the exons ATGGATCCGACCTTGAACGCCGAAGCTACCGAGCCGCCAGCGGTTTCAGTCGCGGAAAAGAGGCCGATTCAGAATGGAGCTGAAGGAGAATTGGGGACCCAATTCAAcaagaagcccagattgggaCCCAATTCggagaaggacctcaggagagtGGCGGAGATTGTGTTGGCCTTGTCGACAATGGCCAAGATTCGAGGAGGGAAGAAGCCCACGGAGCCCGAGATTGGACTTATGGGGGAAGCTAGGTCGAAGCTGGTGGAGCTATGTGAAGGCTTGGCGCCTAAGGATATTGTGGCTAGGGATGCAATTGGAGCTGTCATTGAGGATTTGGGGCTTAATGGCAAGCTTAAGGAACAGAGATTAGGGTTTCGGGGTACCAAGTTGACCATCGCTGAGAAGTTTTCGCTGACAAAGAAGAAG ATGGAAGAATCCAAGAAATACTCTGCACAACCTGCTACATATCCATCTCCCCCATTAAAAACAAACTTCAATGCAGCAGCTGAAACCCATGGGATGTCACATACTGTTCGTATGATTCCAACAGACAAACCAAGTCATGCACCGATCTCCGGAGGTTTCCCAGTGTCTTCTTCTGTGGTTCATGTATCTACAGTAACTCCTACATCTGCACAGTATCAGTTGCCTACCAATGAAGTTAGAGCATCCATGGTTTCTAGTGGTTTGCCTAGCAGTCATCTAGGAAGGGATTCTTCTTCCCCTGCCTTGCCTAGAGTTGAAAGAGCACAGTTCAGATCAGATGGAGGACCAAATGGGCCTTCTTATGCATTTCAAGTACAAG CAAATTCTTCTGCAAATCATCCACCAGTGAATGGTCCAACTTGGTCAGTTCAAACTCAATCTGCTAAAAGTGGAATGGAATACAAGGTGCCAAATCATACTTCTGTCAAAGCTGAAGGAAATGCTGGTATGAGTATGCCACAGATGACTCCTGTAGCAGCACGAGATCAGAATATTAGGCCATTTGTCTCTCAAACAGCTTCTGGAAATTTACCTGGTGTACAGCAGCCTTTGCAACAGATGCACTTTGTTCAAGCTCCTTCACTTCCTAATAATCACAATGAGATTGCGAAAATCATTCAGAAATTATTACAACCACAGCCTCCTGAGCATCCTACATGGATTCCTCCATCAAGGGATTACATGAGTAAGGCTTTGACTTGCCAAAGTTGCCAGATTACCATCACTGAGGTAGAAGGTGTTCTCATTTGTGATGCATGCGAGAGAGGATATCACATAATGTGTGCACAGTCAGCTAATCAGAGAGGAATTCCTAGAGGTGAGTGGCACTGCATGAGGTGCTTGTCGCTAAGCAATGGAAAGCCTTTGCCTCCTAAATATGGACGTGTGATGAGAAGTAACATACAAGTAAAAATCCCTTCCAACACAGCTGGAATTCAAATTTCCTCGGAGAATAAACTGGGTGCCTTGGATCCCAAGTTCAATCAGCAGAAGATAACTGCAAACGGGAGCTCTGCTTTCCAAAATCCTGCTCATATTGGTAGTGGAGGCAGCAACCATGTTGAGTCAGCATTGGATCCGAAGATTTCAAATGTTAAAGAGTCTGAACAAAATAATTTCCCATCGagcaataaaaatatggaCGAGAGACCTTTTTCTGGAAGTTTCTCATCAAGTGAACGGTTATCTCAACCAAAAGATACTTCTGAATCATTTGGATCTGATGAGAGACCTTCTGAATCAAAAGCAGAGCCTCCTGCTGATTCATCTAACAAAGATACTGATAAGTCTGATCATTCCCAACCCTCTTCCAACCCACAAGTTGTGGACGGTGCAGCGCTGCCAAACTGTTCGAAGATTTCAAATGCGAAAGAGTGTCAACAAAATAATTTCCCATCGagcaataaaaatatggaTGAGAGACCTTTTTCTGGAAGTTGCTCGTCAAATGAACGGTTATCTCAACCAAAAGATACTTCTGAATCATCTAGATCTGATGAGAGACCTTCTGAATCAAAAGCAGAGCCTCCGGCTGATTCATCTAACAAAGATACTGATAAGTCTGATAATTCCCAACCCTCTTCCAACCAACAAGTTGTGGATGGAGCAGCGCTGCCAAACTGTGCAGAAGTTCCATCAAAGAAATGCGATGACCATAATCATGCTTTGAAAGACCCAGATATTTCTCACTCAGGAGGAAATCCTGACTATTCTTTAAGATATGACATCAAACGGGATGACCAAGGAGGTGCACAAGCAAATACTTGTGAAAGTTCTGTAGCTAGTGGTAGGGCTTTAGACCATTCTGGATTGTCTACAGATGGCTTGAAAGCTGTTCAATGGATTGGCGATGCGGTTCAAGTTAAcgatgaaaaattattttaccGTACTTGTTGCATTGATGGGGTAATGTATAAGCTGCAAGGTCATGCTCTTTTCCACTCGAGTCTTGGAAAATTGATACCCTCAAAGCTTCAA TCCATGTGGGAGGATAGAAAAACTGGGTCAAAGTGGGTTATTGTCAACAGGTGCTACTTTCCCGGTGACTTGCCAGAGAATGTTGGTCGCCCATCTACACCTGAAAGCAATGAG GTCTATGAATCTAATCATGATAGCACAGTAATGGCGGGCTTGATTCAAGGTCCATGTGAAGTTCTTACTCCCACTAAGTTCAGCAAAGAAAGTGAAAAACGGAGCAACTTGGGACCTGAGGCAAATAATGAATTACAACCAATATTTCTGTGCAA ATGGATTTATGATGAATTTAAAGGATTATTGCAGCCTGTGTCCCAGTAA